A window of Ruminococcus champanellensis 18P13 = JCM 17042 contains these coding sequences:
- a CDS encoding glycoside hydrolase family 5 protein, protein MIKSHLKKLAALCLTGVMGMSLLAGCGKKEEENKIKEMRDLTGTQLVQELKIGWSLGNTLDATGGTKDDPLSAETSWGNPKTTEDMIKAVKEKGFNVIRVPVTWTGHLGDAPDYKINEEWLNRVQEVVNYVINNDLYCIINLHHEDWHFPSYDNLEPAKAELVAIWKQIAARFEGYDEHLIFEGMNEPRMVDTPSEWSGGNPEARDVINQLNAAFVDTIRNSGGNNPKRCVMIPTYAAATTTDVLSEFVIPEDDKVIVSIHAYTPYNFALNAKGTFDYDPVGDAAQIETLMQTLNQYFLQKGHAVIIGEFGARNKYNTEDRCEWATAYTSAASKVGIPCIWWDNNAFNSGEAFGLYNRTAMKWEYPEIVDALMKGLENK, encoded by the coding sequence ATGATCAAATCACATCTAAAAAAGCTGGCGGCTCTGTGCCTGACCGGCGTCATGGGCATGAGTCTGCTGGCAGGCTGCGGCAAGAAGGAAGAAGAAAATAAGATCAAGGAAATGCGGGATCTGACCGGCACCCAGTTGGTACAGGAGCTGAAGATCGGCTGGAGTCTGGGCAACACCCTGGATGCCACCGGCGGTACCAAGGATGACCCCCTCAGCGCAGAGACCAGTTGGGGCAATCCCAAGACCACCGAGGATATGATCAAGGCGGTAAAGGAAAAGGGCTTTAATGTGATCCGGGTTCCCGTAACCTGGACAGGGCATCTGGGAGACGCACCGGATTACAAGATCAACGAGGAGTGGCTCAACCGGGTGCAGGAGGTTGTGAATTACGTCATCAACAACGACCTGTACTGTATCATCAACCTGCACCATGAGGACTGGCACTTCCCCTCCTATGACAATCTGGAGCCTGCCAAGGCGGAGCTGGTTGCCATCTGGAAGCAGATTGCTGCCCGGTTTGAGGGCTATGACGAGCATCTGATCTTTGAGGGTATGAACGAACCTCGCATGGTGGATACCCCCAGCGAATGGAGCGGCGGCAACCCGGAGGCACGGGATGTGATCAACCAGCTAAACGCTGCCTTTGTGGATACCATCCGGAACAGCGGCGGCAACAATCCCAAGCGCTGCGTCATGATCCCCACTTATGCGGCTGCAACCACAACGGATGTACTCAGCGAATTTGTGATTCCGGAGGACGATAAGGTCATCGTTTCCATCCACGCATATACCCCCTATAATTTCGCCCTGAACGCCAAGGGCACCTTTGATTACGACCCGGTCGGGGACGCTGCTCAGATCGAAACCCTGATGCAGACGCTGAACCAATACTTCCTGCAAAAGGGACACGCCGTCATCATCGGCGAGTTCGGTGCCCGGAACAAGTACAATACAGAGGATCGCTGTGAGTGGGCAACCGCCTACACCTCCGCAGCATCCAAGGTGGGCATCCCCTGCATCTGGTGGGACAACAACGCCTTCAATTCCGGTGAGGCATTCGGCTTGTATAACCGTACCGCTATGAAGTGGGAGTATCCCGAGATCGTAGACGCTT
- a CDS encoding AMP-binding protein: MKISFSTIACPDYSWVDIYSMAKDLGFDGIEIRGMGDDFAAYKAMPFTEANRPKTMAKLKALNIEIPCLSSGCCLKFKEKEAETIAELTEYCKLAQQINAPYIRVLADLEAAPNGEVDDAYVAEQLKKLAPIAAQYDVTLLVETNGVYSDTHRLRALLDSVNSHKIAALWDMHHPYRFAGESPEQTVANLGELIKYVHIKDSVMENGKVVYKMMGEGDLPIQKMIEALQSIQYTGYVSLEWVKLWMPNLLDAGVVFPQYAEFMRPFRRKHKHPLQDNNRKTGKYIWPKERLIDYTFPDVLDRVCEEFPTQYAFRYTELDYTRTYPEFRSDVDTFARALIAMGVRKGDHVAIWATNVPAWYITFWATTKIGAVLVTVNTAYKIHEAEYLLRQSDTHTLVMIDGYKDSDYVGIMKELCPELATCEPGKLESKKFPFLKNIITTDSRQPGCYTWDEAIKLAEQVPYSEVEARRRTIDKNDVCNMQYTSGTTGFPKGVMLTHYNVVNNGKAIGDCMDLSTADRMMIQVPMFHCFGMVLAMTASVTHGTTMSPITAFSPRKGLACINKEKITAFHGVPTMFIAMLGHPDFEKTDFSHMRTGIMAGSPCPIKTMQDVIEKMHMDEICITYGQTEASPATTMSKTTDSIEDRVNTVGGPIFGVECKIVDPETNEDLPDEVDGEFVARGYNIMKGYYKMPEATAAAIDENGWLHTGDLARRTKKGYYKITGRIKDMIIRGGENIYPKEIEDFLYTHPKVKDVQVIGVPDKQYGEEIMACIILNDGETSSEEEIKQYVLDHMAKHKVPRYVDFVTEFPMNAAGKILKYKMREAAVEKLNLQQASKIVTA; the protein is encoded by the coding sequence TCCGGCTGCTGCCTGAAGTTCAAGGAAAAGGAAGCAGAAACCATTGCGGAACTGACCGAATACTGCAAGCTGGCGCAGCAGATCAACGCCCCCTATATCCGGGTTCTGGCGGATCTGGAGGCTGCACCCAACGGAGAAGTGGATGACGCCTATGTAGCAGAGCAGCTCAAGAAGCTGGCGCCCATTGCAGCGCAGTATGATGTGACCCTGTTGGTGGAAACCAACGGTGTTTACAGCGATACCCACCGACTCAGAGCACTGCTGGACAGCGTAAACAGCCACAAGATCGCTGCTTTGTGGGATATGCATCACCCCTATCGGTTTGCCGGTGAATCCCCGGAGCAGACAGTTGCAAACCTTGGAGAACTGATCAAGTACGTCCACATCAAGGACAGTGTGATGGAAAACGGCAAGGTGGTCTACAAGATGATGGGCGAAGGCGATCTGCCCATCCAGAAGATGATCGAAGCCCTCCAGTCCATCCAGTACACCGGCTATGTATCCCTGGAATGGGTCAAGCTGTGGATGCCCAATCTGCTGGATGCCGGCGTGGTATTCCCCCAGTATGCAGAATTTATGCGTCCCTTCCGCAGAAAGCATAAGCACCCGCTCCAGGACAACAACCGGAAAACCGGCAAGTATATCTGGCCCAAGGAGCGGCTCATTGACTACACCTTCCCGGATGTGCTGGATCGTGTGTGCGAGGAATTCCCCACCCAGTATGCGTTCCGCTACACGGAGCTGGATTACACCAGAACCTATCCGGAATTCCGCAGCGATGTGGACACCTTTGCCCGGGCTTTGATCGCCATGGGTGTACGCAAGGGGGATCACGTCGCCATCTGGGCAACCAATGTACCTGCATGGTACATTACCTTCTGGGCAACCACCAAGATCGGCGCCGTACTGGTTACCGTTAATACCGCATATAAGATCCACGAGGCAGAATATCTGCTGCGGCAGTCCGATACCCACACCCTGGTCATGATCGACGGCTACAAGGATTCTGACTACGTGGGCATCATGAAGGAGCTTTGTCCGGAGCTTGCAACCTGTGAGCCAGGCAAGCTGGAATCCAAGAAGTTCCCCTTCCTGAAGAATATCATCACCACCGACTCCAGGCAGCCGGGCTGCTACACCTGGGATGAGGCAATCAAGCTGGCAGAGCAGGTTCCCTATAGCGAGGTGGAGGCACGCCGCCGCACCATCGACAAAAACGATGTGTGCAACATGCAGTATACCTCCGGTACCACCGGCTTCCCCAAGGGCGTTATGCTGACCCACTACAACGTGGTCAACAACGGCAAGGCCATCGGCGACTGCATGGATCTGTCCACCGCAGACCGGATGATGATCCAGGTGCCCATGTTCCACTGCTTCGGCATGGTTCTGGCAATGACCGCATCCGTCACCCACGGCACCACCATGTCTCCCATCACTGCATTCTCACCCAGAAAGGGACTTGCCTGCATCAACAAGGAGAAGATCACCGCATTCCACGGAGTGCCCACCATGTTCATCGCTATGCTGGGGCATCCGGACTTTGAAAAGACCGACTTCTCCCACATGCGTACCGGCATTATGGCAGGTTCCCCCTGCCCCATCAAGACCATGCAGGATGTGATCGAGAAGATGCACATGGACGAGATCTGCATTACCTACGGGCAGACCGAGGCTTCCCCGGCAACTACCATGAGTAAGACCACCGACTCCATTGAGGATCGTGTCAACACCGTGGGCGGCCCCATCTTCGGCGTAGAGTGCAAGATCGTGGATCCGGAAACCAACGAGGATCTTCCGGACGAGGTGGACGGCGAATTCGTTGCCCGGGGCTACAATATCATGAAGGGCTACTACAAGATGCCGGAGGCAACTGCTGCCGCCATCGATGAAAACGGCTGGCTCCACACCGGCGACCTGGCACGGCGCACCAAGAAGGGCTACTACAAGATCACCGGCAGAATCAAGGATATGATCATCCGGGGCGGCGAGAATATCTACCCCAAGGAGATCGAGGACTTTCTCTACACCCATCCGAAGGTAAAGGATGTACAGGTAATCGGCGTACCGGACAAGCAGTACGGCGAGGAAATCATGGCATGCATCATCCTCAATGACGGGGAAACCAGCAGCGAGGAAGAGATCAAGCAGTATGTACTGGATCACATGGCAAAGCACAAGGTACCCCGGTATGTGGACTTCGTTACCGAGTTCCCTATGAATGCAGCCGGCAAGATCCTCAAGTACAAAATGCGTGAAGCAGCGGTAGAAAAGCTGAATTTGCAGCAGGCAAGCAAGATTGTCACTGCGTAA